One stretch of Hevea brasiliensis isolate MT/VB/25A 57/8 chromosome 12, ASM3005281v1, whole genome shotgun sequence DNA includes these proteins:
- the LOC131171389 gene encoding disease resistance protein RPV1-like translates to MASTSSLAISCKTTYDVFLSFRGIETHHNFTSHLCAALCRKNITTFIDDVLERGEGISPALMKAIEESKISVVIFSENYASSRWCLDELVKIIDCEKKLGRKVLPIFYRVNPSDVRKQTGKFGEAFGKVKENSKHSLDVVEKWRTALMEAGNLSGWVSSDSRPESQLCEEVADHILKKLYPISFTASTGLVGIDSHVDKIMSLLCIEPTNIRVIGIWGMGGIGKTTIAEILFSRICNQFDCFCFLRNVREKSEKYGLVDLRKSFFSELLAIEIRNIEMVSVVPTFIKDSLNRKKVLAVLDDINDPEQLEALAINDDDCFGLGSRIILVSRDKQVLSSAEEVYEVKGMNYGDAHQLLSMKAFKQKHPPVEYMELCQRVQTYCKGVPLALKVLGSYLCKKTPEEWESALTKLKRFPDCKIMKVLEISYNDLDEMEKKIFLYIACFFNRDHKSMVEDILGCDFHTHWGIIRLMDRCLGNYCG, encoded by the exons ATGGCTTCTACTTCATCTTTAGCCATCTCCTGTAAAACTACCTATGATGTTTTCCTTAGCTTTAGGGGAATTGAAACTCATCACAATTTTACTAGTCATCTTTGTGCTGCCCTTTGCCGGAAAAATATTACAACATTCATAGACGATGTTCTTGAAAGAGGAGAAGGGATCTCGCCAGCCCTCATGAAAGCGATTGAAGAATCCAAGATTTCTGTAGTAATTTTCTCAGAAAATTATGCATCCTCTCGGTGGTGCCTAGATGAACTAGTGAAGATAATTGACTGCGAGAAAAAATTAGGGCGAAAGGTTTTACCCATTTTCTACCGTGTAAATCCTTCCGATGTTAGAAAACAGACTGGGAAATTTGGAGAAGCATTTGGGAAAGTCAAAGAAAATTCAAAGCACAGCTTAGACGTTGTGGAGAAGTGGCGCACTGCTTTGATGGAAGCAGGCAATCTATCTGGATGGGTTTCCAGCGACTCCAG GCCTGAATCCCAACTATGTGAAGAAGTCGCTGATCACATTCTGAAGAAATTGTATCCCATCTCGTTTACTGCTTCTACTGGCTTAGTTGGGATTGATTCACATGTTGATAAAATTATGTCATTGTTATGTATTGAGCCAACAAACATTCGGGTAATTGGAATTTGGGGAATGGGTGGTATTGGAAAGACCACCATAGCTGAAATTCTATTTAGTCGAATATGTAATCAATTTGATTGCTTTTGCTTTCTTCGCAATGTTAGGGAAAAATCAGAAAAATATGGGCTAGTTGATTTAAGAAAAAGCTTTTTTTCGGAACTCTTGGCGATTGAAATTAGAAATATAGAAATGGTCAGTGTGGTACCCACTTTCATTAAGGATTCACTTAATAGGAAGAAAGTTCTAGCTGTTCTTGATGATATTAATGATCCAGAGCAACTAGAAGCTTTAGCTATAAATGATGATGATTGTTTTGGGCTGGGAAGTAGAATCATTTTAGTAAGTAGAGACAAACAAGTCCTTAGCAGTGCTGAAGAAGTATATGAGGTTAAGGGAATGAATTATGGTGATGCTCATCAGCTGTTAAGTATGAAAGCCTTCAAACAAAAGCATCCTCCGGTGGAATACATGGAGTTGTGTCAAAGGGTACAAACTTATTGTAAAGGTGTTCCATTAGCTCTCAAAGTTTTGGGTTCCTATTTGTGCAAAAAGACTCCTGAAGAATGGGAAAGTGCATTGACTAAACTGAAGAGATTTCCTGACTGCAAGATTATGAAAGTCTTAGAAATAAGTTATAATGATTTAGATGAAATGgagaagaaaatatttttatatattgctTGTTTCTTCAATAGAGATCACAAAAGCATGGTAGAAGATATACTTGGTTGTGATTTTCATACACATTGGGGAATAATTCGTCTAATGGATAGGTGTCTCGGTAACTATTGTGGATGA
- the LOC131171164 gene encoding disease resistance protein RPV1-like — translation MENLVHLIMPCSKVEELWNGSTCFPNLKSLDLTRSKHLKIVPDFSMMTNLEEINFDGCKSLIEIPSSIHCLKRLRSLSLNGCKKLRSLPQIPRGIKYLYLRYSGVKEWSPSSIQFLDNLLVLHIAHCENLRSLPRIIYCNTFMRLDISFCPNLIMAPQIMESSEVLPSSNNGIVELDLRGCKMLNGLPNSTCELKRLEILCLHGCSNLEKLPPLYGLLSLRYLYLDGTALVEIPPDIVSLSSLELLSLSDTPMEELPSSIGCLTSLVSLRLQRCKKLKSLSNSICQLKCLERLFLSGCSNLEKLPPLYGLCSLKQLLLGGTACNALTVEELSSSIGCLSSLFSLCFNGCKKLKSLPNSICQLKCLERLFLSGCSNLEKLPLLYGLCSLKKLFLDGTALVEIPPDIVYLSSLELLSLSDTPIEELPSSIGCLSSLFSLCLNGCKKFKSLPNSICQLKCLERLFLSGCSNLEKLPPLYGLCSLKKLFLDGTALVEIPPDIVSLSSLEVLSLSDTPIEELPSSIGCLSSLFSLCLNGCKKLKSLPNSICQLKCLERLFLSSCSNLEKLPPLYGLCSLKGPYIDGTALVEIPPDTASLSSLRRLSLKDCNRLQKSCNRLQKSVSTSYIAPIKYREECREYGYELNFCNCLNLDQNARGTIMADALRRIKELAIARCVGAFYPYFYVGLPGGKIPEWLSCEGPGNSMATFFPPGCFNNMFLGFVFCAIIEFKDPGFRVRDLHLICQSSFKNNNGYREASFTSEYFCLENTIESDHVFFWYDGRDISYLDWLKQNCDMENEASFYLYPDIMDTDYMTKWEVKRFGFHLLCDKVELNKCNPYICREANFLEQFKETTNANNKRSREDFYSSNINGNQEVETHPKRLRKNFQILRMGLTMTLLWFLQVLHVNLLPNSTNFFEIRPY, via the exons ATGGAAAACCTTGTCCACCTCATCATGCCATGTAGCAAAGTTGAAGAGCTCTGGAATGGATCTACG TGTTTCCCAAACTTAAAATCTCTTGATCTTACTCGCTCCAAGCATCTGAAAATAGTTCCTGATTTTTCTATGATGACAAACCTGGAAGAGATAAATTTTGATGGTTGTAAGAGTTTGATTGAGATTCCATCATCCATTCATTGCCTGAAAAGACTCCGTTCTCTTTCTCTAAATGGGTGCAAAAAGTTGAGAAGTCTTCCACAAATTCCGAGAGGcataaaatatttatatctacGTTATTCCGGAGTGAAAGAGTGGTCTCCGTCATCTATCCAATTTCTTGACAATCTTTTAGTCTTACATATTGCCCATTGCGAAAACCTTAGAAGTCTTCCAAGAATTATATATTGCAATACTTTTATGAGACTTGATATCAGTTTCTGCCCAAATCTCATCATGGCTCCGCAGATTATGGAAAGTTCAGAAGTATTGCCCTCATCAAATAATGGTATTGTTGAGTTAGATTTGAGAGGATGTAAAATGCTCAACGGTCTCCCAAATAGCACTTGCGAATTGAAACGCCTTGAGATTCTGTGTCTCCATGGCTGTTCAAATCTTGAGAAATTGCCTCCCTTATATGGTTTACTCTCTTTACGATATCTATATCTAGATGGCACTGCACTTGTAGAAATTCCCCCTGACATTGTTTCTTTGTCATCATTAGAATTACTGTCTCTAAGTGATACTCCAATGGAAGAATTGCCGTCATCAATTGGTTGTCTCACTTCACTTGTTAGTTTGCGTTTGCAGAGATGTAAAAAGCTCAAGAGTCTCTCAAACAGCATTTGTCAATTGAAATGTCTTGAGAGACTATTTCTCAGTGGCTGTTCAAATCTAGAGAAATTGCCTCCTTTATATGGTTTATGCTCTTTAAAGCAGTTACTTCTAGGTGGCACtgcatgtaacgccctcaccgtag AAGAATTGTCGTCATCAATTGGTTGTCTCTCTTCACTTTTTAGTTTGTGTTTTAACGGATGTAAAAAGCTTAAGAGTCTCCCAAACAGCATTTGTCAATTGAAATGTCTTGAGAGACTATTTCTCAGTGGCTGTTCAAATCTAGAGAAATTGCCTCTTTTATATGGTTTATGCTCCTTAAAGAAGCTATTTCTAGATGGCACTGCACTTGTAGAAATTCCCCCTGACATTGTTTATTTGTCATCATTAGAATTACTGTCTCTAAGTGATACTCCAATAGAAGAATTGCCATCATCAATTGGTTGTCTCTCTTCACTTTTTAGTTTGTGTTTGAACGGATGTAAAAAGTTCAAGAGTCTCCCAAACAGCATTTGTCAATTGAAATGTCTTGAGAGACTATTTCTCAGTGGCTGTTCAAATCTAGAGAAATTGCCTCCTTTATATGGTTTATGCTCCTTAAAGAAGCTATTTCTAGATGGCACTGCACTTGTAGAAATTCCCCCTGACATTGTTTCTTTGTCATCATTAGAAGTACTGTCTCTAAGTGATACTCCAATAGAAGAATTGCCGTCATCAATTGGTTGTCTCTCTTCACTTTTTAGTTTGTGTTTGAACGGATGTAAAAAGCTCAAGAGCCTCCCAAACAGCATTTGTCAATTGAAATGTCTTGAGAGACTATTTCTCAGTAGCTGTTCAAATCTGGAGAAATTGCCTCCTTTATATGGTTTATGCTCTTTAAAAGGGCCATATATAGATGGCACTGCACTTGTAGAAATTCCCCCTGACACTGCCTCTTTGTCATCATTAAGACGACTGAGTTTAAAGGACTGCAACAGACTCCAAAAGTCCTGCAATAGACTCCAAAAGTCAGTATCAACTTCATATATTGCACCAATAAAATATCGTGAAGAATGCAGGGAATATGGTtatgaattgaatttttgtaaTTGCCTAAATTTGGACCAAAATGCACGTGGCACCATTATGGCAGATGCTCTCCGGAGAATTAAAGAATTAGCCATTGCTAGATGTGTTGGAGCATTTTATCCTTATTTTTATGTTGGTTTACCTGGAGGCAAAATTCCTGAGTGGTTGAGCTGTGAAGGCCCGGGAAATTCAATGGCAACTTTCTTCCCTCCTGGTTGCTTCAATAATATGTTCTTGGGTTTTGTTTTTTGTGCTATTATAGAATTCAAGGATCCTGGTTTTCGTGTGCGTGATTTACACTTAATATGTCAAAGCAGTTTCAAAAACAATAATGGCTACAGAGAGGCCAGTTTTACAAGTGAATATTTCTGTTTGGAAAATACCATAGAATCAGATCATGTGTTCTTTTGGTACGACGGCCGTGACATTTCCTATTTAGATTGGCTCAAACAAAATTGTGACATGGAGAACGAGGCATCATTCTACCTCTACCCCGACATTATGGACACCGACTATATGACAAAGTGGGAAGTGAAAAGGTTTGGATTCCACTTGTTATGTGACAAAGTTGAGCTAAACAAATGCAATCCTTACATATGCAGAGAAGCCAATTTTCTGGAGCAATTCAAAGAAACAACAAATGCCAACAATAAGAGAAGCAGGGAAGACTTCTACTCCAGTAATATCAATGGCAACCAGGAGGTGGAAACACACCCTAAAAGATTAAGGAAAAATTTCCAAATACTCAGGATGGGATTAACTATGACGCTACTATGGTTCCTTCAAGTTCTTCATGTGAATTTGCTCCCAAATTCTACAAATTTCTTTGAAATCCGTCCCTACTAA